A section of the Babesia microti strain RI chromosome I, complete genome genome encodes:
- a CDS encoding TSR2, pre-rRNA-processing protein TSR2 (overlaps_old_locusTagID:BBM_I02455), which produces MLACLFSVVCGGALLMDRLVGAVERILSCWTALNLALESGWGGKDSQLKRSQLKTLLIDYLCAHKTVYADEIQEILFNFMNDSFYTNLEDNSDKEIADILTTLHGQLQNGDLTLLNALETQINPCKIDICQPNQSDSSSCDEESQSDYEP; this is translated from the exons ATGCTAGCATGCCTATTTAGTGTAGTATGTGGTGGTGCTCTTTTGATGGATAGACTGGTGGGGGCTGTTGAAAGGATCCTTTCTTGCTG GACTGCTTTAAATTTGGCTCTGGAATCAGGTTGGGGTGGTAAGGATAGTCAATTAAAGCGTAGTCAATTGAAAACGCTATTAATTGACTATTTATGTGCCC ATAAAACTGTATATGCTGACGAAATACAAGAAATATTgttcaattttatgaatGACTCATTCTATACGAATCTGGAAGATAACAGTGAT AAGGAAATAGCAGACATTTTAACTACACTCCATGGCCAACTGCAAAATGGCGATTTAACACTTTTAAACGCCTTAGAAACACAAATTAACCCTtgcaaaattgatatatgtCAACCTAACCAATCAGATTCTTCATCATGTGATGAAGAATCTCAATCTGATTATGAACCATAA